TCTCAGCAAGTTAACAATCAACAGAGGACATATCAAAGAGGAGGTGATAGTAACAATAGCAACCATTGACAGAATTATCTACTCTGTGTGCTAGATGGTGGACCTGacattttacatgtattactgatgttcctcacaacaaccccatggGGGAGGTACGACTgtcatctcattttacagatgaggaaattaatgtTCCACCAACTGTGGTAATTTGTGGACATATAGCTagaaagaggcagagccagggctgAAACCCAGTTCTGACCCCATAGTCCACCTGTGTCCCGCCACGCCTGTTTCTACTCTAGCATGAAAATAACCATGTATTGCTTTGGGAgatgtattttaaatgaaatacatgctcataatttaaaatttccaaaaattgaaacgtaacaaaaattaaaatcttttcatAAAGAGAatctatttttgacattttggcCTCTTTCCTTCTAGCCTTTTTTCTAATATacctatatacatatacacagtaaatatgtattttgtactatgtattttatacatttgtgTATATGGCTAATCTTTTTTTGAGAGCATGCAGAAACTGTGCAGgcaaacagagttcccatattcccgTATACcgcaccccctccccacacacacagttttctcatattcccatatacccccctacaTACAAAGTTTCACCTAATACTAAAATTTTTcattgttacaactcatgaaacaatattattataattatgctattaactttagcatACGGTTTACATCATGTTGTCCAGTTCTAacagtatgtatgtgtgtgtggtagcttatatacaacctgaaatttccctttttgaatatacaattcagtggtgtaaaTTACATAACAAAGTTGAGCCTCCACCCCCATCATTCATTGACAAAACTTCTCTATcacccaaacaaaaactctataccaattaaaagttaactcccctttcccctcccctacttggctcctggtaacctatatgctAGCTTCTGACTTAGAGACTATGctttttctgcttatttcatgtaaatgagatcatatagtatttgtctgtttgtgtctggcctgtttcactcaacatgtctttaagattcatccatgctgtgccatatatcagaacttcatttccttttatggctaaataatatttcattgtgtatatatatagcacattttatttatccatccatctgttgatggacacttggattgcttccaccttttggcaattgtgataatgccagcatgaacactggtgtgcaaatatctgttcaactcCCTGCATTTGGAGTATATACCTTGaagttggattgctgggtcatatagtatctctatactgaactttctgaggaaatgccaaactgtctttcatagctgctgcaccattttgcatccccaccaacaatgaattagtgttcctatttctccacatcctctccaacacttgtaattttgttgttttttaaaatagtggccattctgttgggtatgaaatggcatctcattgtggttttgatttgcatttccctaatggctaataatgttgaacatcttttcatgtgtctcttgactatttgtatatcttctttggagaaatgcctattcaagtattttgcccagtttttaagttgcattttaatttttttgttgttgagttgtaggatttctttatgtattctatgtattaaacccttatcagatatgtggtttccaaatattttctcccattgtgtagtttggcttttcactttcatgataaagtcctttgatgcacaaaagttttaatcttgatgaggttccatttatctattttttgttgttgttgcttgtgctttgggtgaaaaatGTAAGAAACACAAGtccctgaagatgtttccctacattttcttctaggagttttgtagttttagctcttgcaattaggtctttgatccatttgagttaatttttgtatggtcTGAtataggggtccaccttcaatCTTCTGCATATGGctctccagttctcccagcaccatttattgaagggactattctgtccccactgagtggacttggcatcttTGTCAGATCAGTTGGCCGAAGGtatgagggtttatttatgaACTGTCAATTCagttccactggtctatatgccACTACCATGttgttttcattactgtagctttggaataagttttaaaatcagcatgtgtgagtcctccaactttgttcttttttttttttcatgtatatataATCTTTTGAATCCCATTTTTATCCTgaattttcctttcacttttcatTATATCATGAACATTTATCCATGCCATTACCTTCTTTAAAACAAGATTTTGAATAGCTGCTTTGAATTTCATTGCATGGATTCccatgaggtttttctttttgcacCACTCTCCTATTActaaacatttacatttcttccaatttttctctACCTATAAATAACAGTCCTAtagacattttttttgtttctttgattccTTCCTAAGGCTAGATTTCTAGAAATGGAACCACTGGATGAAAGGATATGGACATTTTTAAGGTTCTAGAGATGTGCTGCCAACTTGCTTTCCAGAAAAACCATGCCAGCTAACCCTTCATAGTAGAGTAAGAGAGGCCCCATCTCACCATTCTTCTTAATGCTGAGTATAATTATTATGATTGTTAACTTTGCCAAATTGATGGGCAAAAAATTCTGCTGTAAACAGTTTATTTCTggcaaaataatattcttttcagCAGTTTATTTCTTTGCTAACTAGACAGGCTAAACTTTTAAagtatttcttaaactttttataatttctcctGTAAAGTGGGTTTTCCTGATCTCTGCACATTTTTCTCCTGTCAGTTTTAGTGTCTTTCTTACCTGTTCATCtaaatttttctgtgttttaaggCCATTAATCCTTTGTGATTTGTGGTAagtattttcttctccattttcctgtttccttcttaaTTTTGTATTTAGGACATAGgtgttttaacttttattattgtCCAACTCTCAGTGTTTTAAGATCTCTTCCATTGCTTTTATAATTGGAGAAATCTTTCCTCCTTCTGAGATTAAAAAGATCtacaccccccctttttttttcttttttctacatttAACTGGAAATTTTGTGTGGTATTCATCAGTGAGATTCTAGCTTTGTTCCCCCCactttaataataatgatagttaatatttattgagtgcttgttTTGTGTAAGCCACTACGAGAAGTGCTTTGTATACTTCCATGAGTTAGTTACTGTTGTTATGCCAAGGTCAGGGAACTAGTAAGTGATTGAACTGTGACACAAGCTTAACTCTGTTTGATACCAAACCCTGTGCATTTAACTGCAACCCTCTTTACCTCTCTGGCACCATTGTTGAATACACTTGCTGTTATCCAGTGATTTGAATTCTCAACTTCATCATCATTCTTACATACATTGGAGTCTGCTTTTGAGctgtctattctgttccatttgtcTTCCTATTAGGTCTTCAGCTATTTTAATTATTCAGATTATATAATATGAGATTGGCAGTCAGAGTATGGTGGTTAAGAAAGAGACCTTACAGCCCAACTGATGGGTTAAAATCCCAGCTCCATCCATTCATGTGATCTTGAGAACATTACTTAATTtccctgtgcctcattttcctcatctgtaaaatggggataataatagtagctaccTTATGAGGTTGCTGTAAAGATTCCTAACAcaagtaagcattcaataaatgctagttattACATCTTAAAATCTGGCATGGCAAATTGCCTCTGGTTACTTTTCCTACATAAAGCATCTTAGTTTCACTGATTTATTCATCCAGGTGAACTTAGAATCAGTTTTTCAAGTTGAAAAAAGTCCTCAGAGTGATGTGAAGCAGGCAGTATATTTTAATGCAAAGAAAACCGAACTTGGAGACAGAACACCTGGTTTCATTAGTAAATGGACATAGGAGCTTGTGCAAGTCATTTGGACTCCCTTCTCCTCAGCTTCTTTAGTCATTTTGAGATAATAACATGTTTTCTACTTACTATAGCAGGTAGTTGAGATGCTTGAATCAGCACAATTTACATAAGTGCTTTGTAGATACTAAAGCACTAAGCAagtaaaaagcatttttaataaTAACTCAGCACCATCAGAGGTGGTTTCTTGAAAGAAATGAGTTTTGAACCAAGAAGAAATGACTTGATAGAGAAGACGGAGGAGGAAAATTTAACTGGCATCCAAGCAGGGATGAGTAAGGTACTATTATAAATGACCTATAGTAATAAACAGTATCAAGGGAGTGGTTTTTTAACAATGATAATTGCTAAGGTTGCTAGGATTAGTTCCAAGGGATTCGTCATATATAGAACCCAAGCTTTAATAAGAACACAAGCAATTTGTAtgttattatgaatatttttgcaaaaaaagCAGCCAAATCTTAATATCTCCTGGGTATTGGCATTAGAGATACCATGGAGATTCAGTGAACACTTGCTTGATGGAATCCAATTTTAGGCAAATTGGCCTCTTTGTCCTACCAAATTTCCACTGCATTTGGCTCAACACAGAAGCAACATAGAAGTATAATACTGAATCAGACCCAGGGAATttaagaggaggaagaagggcaGAGTCTTCTCTAATGATAGTGGCAAGTCCACACTGGGATAGACTAtggatttatcccagaaaatcTGTTCTTAAAAAAGTACTGAACCCTCTTATCCCAGACCAGATCCCCAGGTCCAGCAGGGCAAATTCCCCAACGGGATCCATCTGGATCAGATCTCTGGGCTATAGCTGGTAAAGCTCTAGTCCTCTGATTTTGCTCATAGTCACTGTTACAACATGGTGGTGCAAGAAAAGCTCTATTCTGGGAAATCCAGTTTAGCTTCTAACCCTTACCCTGCCATTTTTTAGGTGCTTGTTGAGTACAATGGTCGTTATATTGTAAAAGCTTAAAGGCCAGGCTGTAGAGTCCGCATGAATCTCATGCTCCCATTTGTTAACCATGGGATTTGGGACAACTTAGCTTCTCAGAGCCTTTCTTTTCTCATGGAAAATGGGAATCATAATAGATTCTATCTCATTGAGTTGTTGAAAACTTTGAATAAAATAATGCAGGATATTGTAAATCCTAAATAATGTAGTATATTGTAAACACTCAATTAACAGTAATTATtaattttggggtgttttttccttttctgtacttTGGCtcccttatctataaaatgggatgagATGCTTTCCAAGAATCTGTCAACTCTTACATTCAAGGAATGCCCCCACCATTTTGAATTTCACTTACTGTTAGATTCTTAGGCCAATTTGATTTGAGACATTGTTCCCTTTCTATTCCAGCCTCTTTCTTGGAGTGGTCCAGCTGACCAGAGGGCTGGGACTAATATGTAGTTTCTGACTTAGAGAAGGATTGCTCTTTTGGTCCTGACAATGATTTTTCCTGGGAATAACCAACCACTTGAAACTTCCAAGAAATGTTCTGTGCCATTATTAGGACCCCTTTGTTTAATGAATCAACTTGCTGATAATTAACACCTGCTGGGTCAACTTCTGGCCCTCAGGTGGGAGGAGAGCAAGGTTGCTGTGGACACTCGGAGGAAGGGCTCGGAGGAAAGTCAGATATTGCCATGTGAAGCAGATTGGTCTTTACACACTGACGAAAAAGGCTCTTTTTCTAGGGTCCTGTTAAAGGGGTTAGAACGTGAAGCACTTCTTTTAAAAGAGTCATGGGGAATGTTTCCAAATTAAAGCTGCCTACTCTTAAGTATTTGATTAATGTGGCATTTATATGATGTAAGAGATGTGTTGGAGTTTTTTCACTAGAGCTTTTGTaagaagaatgtttttttttctcccgaTGATTATAGGTATTTACATTTTAGAGGCATacttagctttcttttcttttgtttcttttttttttttaagctttcttttAAGAATAATCCAAAAGTCCATTTGTAGAAAATCGTAGAAAAATAGAATCATGTCTAGGCATTGAATGAAAGGGCTGAGGTGTGAGCTTGGAAAATGGTAATTAGACTCAGGTTTCCTGTTGGAtttataaatgtgtgttgttAAGCTGACATTCTGCCAGCCTTCAATGCTTATAAAGGGAGTGGTATGCATGTGTTGTCAGGTAGGGAAGAGTAGGAATCTATAAgtgctttgccttttttttttttttttcacaaataaggCTTTATTCTGTCTGAATTTTAAACAGATTCTTGGACTGGTGGCTCATAACCATCAGCTCGTTCCACCTAAGCACCTGTCTCATCTCCAGTTGCTTTTCCAGAACTACCACCTTCACCGTGAAGCTCCATGAGTTTTCCCAATTCAAACTTGGGCTTCttcagcatttttacttttctaacaaacacATCATGGAGAGGATAGATAGATTGGCAAGCCTTTTCTATGTCTTTACCAATGCTGTCTGGAATCAATTTATTGACCACTTCTTTCAAGTCATTCGTCTGCACCTCTCGGGTCATGATTTCCATCATCTTTTTCCGGATTTGGCGGACCTGTTGGTGCTGAGCGTAAGAGGTCTTCTGAATCTGATTGTTGCGTTTTTTGGTAAAACCAACACAGAAAAGACGAAGCAAATAACCATCGGTAGTTTTGACATCGACATGAGCTTCAATCATGGTCTGCCATTTTTTAACCATGGAACACATTTTGTCATGGGTAAGATCCATGCCATGGAAGTTGGTTAGGCAGTTTTTGCCCTGCACATCCTCAGTAATTAgcttgaattttcta
Above is a window of Choloepus didactylus isolate mChoDid1 chromosome 8, mChoDid1.pri, whole genome shotgun sequence DNA encoding:
- the LOC119542118 gene encoding 40S ribosomal protein S3a-like, producing MAVGKNKRLTKGGKKGAKKKVVDPFSKKDWYDVKAPAMFNIRNIGKTLVTRTQGTKIASDGLKGRVFEVSLADLQNDEVAFRKFKLITEDVQGKNCLTNFHGMDLTHDKMCSMVKKWQTMIEAHVDVKTTDGYLLRLFCVGFTKKRNNQIQKTSYAQHQQVRQIRKKMMEIMTREVQTNDLKEVVNKLIPDSIGKDIEKACQSIYPLHDVFVRKVKMLKKPKFELGKLMELHGEGGSSGKATGDETGA